The Anomaloglossus baeobatrachus isolate aAnoBae1 chromosome 4, aAnoBae1.hap1, whole genome shotgun sequence genome contains the following window.
tgtatgtatagaatcagcctgatagcaccagtatagcactgtatgtatagactcagcctgatagcgccagtatagcactgtatgtatagaatcagcctgatagtgccagtatagcactgtatgtatagaatcagcctgatagcgccagtatagcactgtatgtatagaatcagcctgatagcgccagtatagcactgtatgtatagactcagcctgatagcgccagtatagcactgtatgtatagaatcagcctgatagtgccagtatagcactgtatgtatagaatcagcctgatagcgccagtatagcactgtatgtatagactcagcctgatagcgccagtatagcactgtatgtatagaatcagcctgatagtgccagtatagcactgtatgtatagactcagcctgatagcgccagtatagcactgtatgtatagactcagcctgatagcgccagtatagcactgtatgtatagaatcagcctgatagcgccagtatagcactgtatgtatagaatcagcctgatagtacagtatagcactgtatgcccagtatagccctgtatgtatagactcagcctgatagtgccagtatagcactgtatgtatagactcagcctgatagtgccagtatagcactgtatgtatagaatcagcccgatagtgccagtatagcactgtatgtatagaatcagcctgatagtgccagtatagcactgtatgtatagaatcagcctgatagtgccagtatagcactgtatatatagactcagcctgatagcgccagtatagcactgtatatatagactcagcctgatagcgccagtatagcactgtatatatagactcagcctgatagcgccagtatagcactgtatgtatagaatcagcctgatagtgccagtatagcactgtatgtatagactcagcctgatagtgccagtatagcactgtatgtatagaatcagcctgatagtgccagtatagcactgtatgtatagaatcagcctgatagtgccagtatagcactgtatgtatagaatcagcctgatagcgccagtatagcactgtatgtatagaatcagcctgatagtgccagtatagcattgtatgtatagaatcagcctgatagtgccagtatagcactgtatgtatagaatcagcctgatagtgccagtatagcactgtatgtatagaatcagcctgatagcgccagtatagcactgtatgtatagaatcagcctgatagtgccagtatagcattgtatgtatagaatcagcctgatagtgccagtatagcactgtatgtatagaatcagcctgatagtgccagtatagcactgtatgtatagaatcagcctgatagcaccagtatagccctgtatgtatagactcagcctgatagcgccagtatagcactgtatgtatagactcagcctgatagtgccagtatagcactgtatgtatagactcagcctgatagcgccagtatagccctgtatgtatagactcagcctgatagcgccagtatagcactgtatgtatagaatcagcctgatagcgccagtatagcactgtatgtatagaatcagcctgatagcgccagtatagcactgtatatatagactcagcctgatagcgccagtatagcactgtatatatagactcagcctgatagcgccagtatagcactgtatgtatagaatcagcctgatagtgcagtatagcactgtatgtatagactcagcctgatagtgccagtatagcactgtatgtatagaatcagcctgatagtgccagtatagcactgtatgtatagaatcagcctgatagtgccagtatagcactgtatgtatagaatcagcctgatagcgccagtatagcactgtatgtatagaatcagcctgatagtgccagtatagcattgtatgtatagaatcagcctgatagtgccagtatagcattgtatgtatagaatcagcctgatagcgccagtatagcactgtatgtatagaatcagcctgatagtgccagtatagcattgtatgtatagaatcagcctgatagtgccagtatagaatcagcctgatagtgccagtatagcactgtatgtatagaatcagcctgatagcaccagtatagccctgtatgtatagactcagcctgatagcgccagtatagcactgtatgtatagactcagcctgatagcgccagtatagcactgtatgtatagactcagcctgatagcgccagtatagcactgtatgtatagactcagcctgatagtgccagtatagcactgtatgtatagactcagcctgatagcgccagtatagccctgtatgtatagactcagcctgatagcgccagtatagcactgtatgtatagaatcagcctgatagcgccagtatagcactgtatgtatagaatcagcctgatagcgccagtatagcactgtatgtatagaatcagcctgatagcgccagtatagcactgtatgtatagaatcagcctgatagtgccagtatagcactgtatgtatagaatcagcctgatagtgccagtatagcactgtatgtatagaatcagcctgatagcgccagtatagcactgtatgtatagaatcagcctgatagtgccagtatagcactgtatgccagtatagcactgtatgtatagaatcagcctgatagtgtcagtatagcactgtatgtatagaatcagcctgatagtgccagtatagaactgtatgtatagaatcagcctgatagtcctGCTGGTTGGTCCACTAAAGATTTCATTTCATTACATAACTCTTGCACCGCATTATTCACCAAGTACTGCACATGGTCCCATAAATAttgcttaagaaaaaaaaatatatattatatgccaatgtatgtaaagcgcagtggaattaatagcgctacataagtgaaatataatatatatatatatatatatatatatatatatatatatatatatatatatatatatatatatatatatatacatacatatatatattatatatacatacacacacacacacacacacattatatacatacataaaatTTTTGTCTTGAGCCtttttgaagggaaaatttaaaTGTTGCATAAATTTAATTGCAAAAATATTTCTGGAGTAAGAAGTAAAGAGAGCAAAACTGCATACCGCACAACCAAGGTCCCCTCCACCTCCGCGCAGCCCGGAACTCCAGCAGCGGAGCGGGGGAAGCTCGGCGCAGACTATATAAGCCCCCCAGTGAGCAGGTCAAAGCTCCAGCCCAGTGTAACAAGCCGATGATGAATGGCGCCGCATTGGACGGTGCAGACGTTTCGGCAGACAGATGTGGAGACTCACCGGAGGGAAGTAAGTTCCTTTGGTGCTGGAGGAGCTGCTGGACGAGGCTCCGGTCACGTGGGCGCGGTCGTACGGCGGTCCGCTGCTTCCACCCATGATGCTTAGGGAGCTGATCACAGATTTCCCACGGGACATTCCTGGGAGAGAACGGAAATATTCACTACACCTGGAGGGAACGTGAGGAGGACGCTGGGGGGACGCGGTTAAGCTCAGACTGGCAGCACGAAACCCGATCCCCCCAAGTACAATGGACACCCACATGCAACTGGATAGGGGTCACATCCGGGGGAGGGGCGCCTTCAGGATGCCGGATGCTCTTTGCAGTGCAGGAGACTGGGAAGGATGATGTAGTGGGGTATAAGGCGGTGACACTTCTTGTACGGCTCCTGCAGAGATGGCGGCACTCACCTGGCAGGGAGCTGGTCAGCGAGCTCGGGTGCGGCACGTATCCCAGCGGCACAGAGGCCGGACCTTGCACCATGTAGTCGTTTGCCATGGTCTCGCCGTCACCCTTCATACGCGGGCACAGCACCCTGTGGCAGACAAAGTACACCCCGCCGACCAAGAACACAGTGAGGACGACGCCGATGATGGAGCCGATAGTGCTGGTCGAAGGTGGAGACGGCTCCTCGGTGGGATCTGATAAAAGACAATACATATTAGGTGGGGGGCTCAGccacagggagggggagggggtgtcAATGGCCGACTTACAGCAGCCCAGTTCATCGGAGCTGTCGCTGCAGTCCCGGTTGTGGTCGCACCGCCGGAGTTTACCGATGCACTGTCCGCTGCCGCAGTGGAACTGATCCAACGTGCAGATCTCTGAGGACAGAGGTCCGATAAAAATCAACTGctacaaaactacaactcccagcatgctccaatATGGATTCCAGGGCCGGCGGCTCACCGTTGCAGTTCTTCTCGTCAGACTTGTCCTGGCAGTTGGCTTCGCCATTGCAGCGGTACGAGGAGTCGATGCACTGCCCGCTGGCGCACTGGTACTGCGTGGTGGAGCACTTGGGGCAGTTGTGCTCATCGCTGTTGTCCATGCACTCCATGAAGCCATCACAGCGCCACTCGGCGGGGATACAGTCCACCTCTCCGGTGTAACAGGTGAACTGCTGCGGAGAGCAAGTGGGGGGATCTGCAGAGGTGGGGGAAACGATGAATGCAGGTGGAGGTCCTAAAATAATGCCCGTGTACGCGCTAGGGTCTGGGGATCACCCACCTCCACAGGACAGCTCATCCAGCAGGAGCACCAGGTGCACGGGGCAGGAGCAGCGCGTGGTCCCGTCTCCCTTCACAATACAGATGTGGCTGCAGCCGCCATTGTCCTGGGCGCAGGGGTGGTCCTCTAAAAAAGAGTGACCGCAGTCATCAACCTGGAGCACGAGCCGCCGCCAACCCAGAGGACGAGCCGCCGCCAACCCAGAGGACGAGCCGCCGCCAACCCAGAGGACGAGCCGCCGCCAACCCAGAGGACGAGCCGCCGCCAACCCAGAGGACGAGCCGCCGCCAACCCAAGGCACAAGCCGCCGCCAACCCAAGGCACAAGCCGCCGCCAACCCAGAGGACGAGCCGCTATACTGTCTGGGACGGAAGCACTCACTATATTCCTTCAGGCTCAGCTCCGTCACCGCGTGGATGTCCGTCAGGAAGGGGATTCGCGCCTGGATTTTGGTGCGGCCGTCGCGATCAGTTTTATCAATGCGCTCGATCATCTGCTGCTGCCGATCGATCCAGTACAGGTGGTTGCCAAAAACAGTCAGCCCCACCGGCTGCAGCACATTGGAGTCCTCCAGCACGATGCGGTTCCCACCTGTCAGGCAACAAACACAAAACCATTAATCCAGAAAATCTGATGATCCAGAAACTACTAAAAACTGCGGAGCTGCACTTTTTTCCCCGTCACTTCATCCCACTTGattttattgtaaaccccttaaaagggGTGTCCTTACTTTAATACAGGCTACGTTTAGGGTTGAGTGGCCACCCCTTTAAGAGCGGTCACATGTGATAACACTTACCGGAGAGGTCGCTGCTCTCGATCCGCCGCAGGTCCGAGTCGGCCCAGAATAGTTTCCCCATTTTATTATCCAGAGCGAGTGCGATGGGTTTACTGAGGCCGGTGAAGAAGAGGACCTCGCGCTCGGTGCCGTCCAGCGCCGCACGCTCGATTTTGGCTGAGCGGTCCTGCAGATTGGTGAAGTACATGTACCTGGAGCGGCAGAAGGACGGCAGCATTGGGTGAGACCCCGCTCAGGATCCATCAGGAGTGAGCTCTGCATTCCCCCGCCGACGGCGGCCCGCACTCACCCGCGCTCCGGGTTCACCAGGATGGCTCTGGGCCGGTCCTGCTCGCCCCTCAGGACTATCCCCACGGCGCGGCCGTCCATGCGGGTGACGTTGATGACGTTGGTCACCTCGCAGGTCCAGTAGATGAAGCGGCTGtagatgtcgatgctcatgtcgtaCGGCTGCATGTCCAGGTTCTGGTTGGGGTTGTTGTTGGAAACCACGGTAATGTTCTGCAAGGAAAACGTTAAAATGTAACCTCGCGGCGCCAGTCTGCGGCGGTCCACGGTGGGTTGCACGCGCCCGCTCACCTGGGTGCCGTCTTCCAGGGCTCTGCGGATGCTCTGCCGGGAGTCGATCCAGTACAGGTGCTTCTCCACCGGGTCGTAGTCGATGGCGCGGGCGTTGCGCAGGTTGTGGATGGGGAGGATGATGTCCGGACTCTGCTGCTCGTCAATCACCATCCGGTTAATGGCGTTTTTCTGACTGAAGAGCAGGAAGGCGCTGGGAGCTGAGGGAGAAGACGACATTAGTGCGGTGCACGGACCGCAGCACGCCCCGCGGCAGCAGCGCCACTCACCACTACAAGTCTTATTATCCGCATTCAGGGAGTAGTGAACCGGGCAGCCGCACGTGTAGCCGCTCACCGGCGTGGCCAGGCACAGGTGGGAGCAGTGGCCATTGCTGGACGCGCACTTCGTTCCACCCCGACTGCCGGGAGGAATGAAACACCAGGATGTCCATCACATAGTCCAGATGGCCCTGGATGATGGTCCGGTTCTGCCCGCTGGTTTTGTTGGCTCTCTCGATGCTTCGGCGGCTCCAGTCCGTCCAGTAGATGAAGTCCTGGTACTGGGTCAGACCGAACGGGTGCGGCAAGTCATCGGCTATGACTTCCCGGTCTTGTCCTGTGGAGAAAGGGGCGCTCATTATGCAGCAGCTGAGCCCAATCTGACCACTGAGAATTTACATTAAAAAGTAAAGTGTGCAAGTGTGAGAACGACACTGCAAACCTGGCAGCTCCAGGCGGCGGCGGCCCTCATCTCCTACCTTGTAGCCTCTGGCTGTGAGCACCCTGGGGATGTCCAGTGCACAGGTGCGGGGGGGGAGCCCGATGCTTTTTATTGTAGCTCAGAGTATGTGCTGGGTTACAATTTCCCTCTGTAATTACTGTGATCTGAGCACAGCAGTCATTGCAGCACTCCGATCACAGTAACGAGCGTTCACCAGGTCCGGGCACCAGGTCTACAGCAGAATAAATCATCGCTGGTGCCCAGAGCTGCCGAGCACTCACCACTCATTACACTGATCTCAGCAGTGACAGGACGGCTCCGCTCAGATCTCTGTAAAGACCAGTGAGCAGCGCAGCGTCAGCTAACTGCCCCCTCCCAAAGGCTTGTGCCAATATAGGGAGCTGCAGGTCCTCATCTGTGCCCGGGGCCGGTTTTGTAGGAATCCAGACTATCAATATATAGAATTAGGTCACCTCTATGGGAACTCTGGCATAAAATGAGCTCGTTACAACCTGTCACTCCTATGTCCTGCACTGACGCACTGTGACATAACTGCAGCTGTGATCAGATCGAGGTGGTTTCCAGCCACAGAATGTAAATAAGTGCGTCTATTCGGAGAAAGCAAGCAGGGATACTGCGCAGTATGGAAGCCGCACAGGACCTGCAGAGCGCAGCACAGGAGGAGACATCACAGCGAGGATCAGTTACGTGAAACACGGTGTAAACATTTCCCCCCGGAGATAAATCCTTTATGATGCTAATGAGCTTTGTGCGGTGAGGCCTGGCACCGGTCCACAAGCAGCGCGCTTCCTGAGCAGACCACCTCCCGGTGCACAGCGGGAGCCGCGCACTCACCTGCAGGAACCGCGCCCGGCACACGGCCATTGTGTCTCCAGTCACAACCAAAGCAGCGGCTGCCACAAGGCCGATTCCTTATTAGTATCGTCCCTCTGCACCTCAGCGCAGGGAGAATCATTGACAAGTCAGCAGAatggtgattgcagctctggatgtaatGTAAGATACATCAGTGGTTTTTGATTCCTGATTAAGGAGTCGTTTGgactgaaacgcgttgaataataaaaatcacgaagattaacccttggattcATCTCCTGCTTATATCCACGGCAGTGTGATTAACCCTTTCTTTCCTCAGTTACAAGATGTAACGGGAGGGAGCACTCACCCAGCATGCTGGAGGACTCGATGAGGTTGGTGTCCAGGTCCGTCCAGTAAAGTCTCCTCTCCGCGTAGTCGATAGTCAGCCCGTTGGCACGGCCCACATTGGGCACCAGGGTGATGCGCTCGCTGCCGTCCATGGATGCTCTGTCGATCTTCGGTTTTCCACCCCATTCTGTCCAGTACATAAACCTAGAAGAGAAAGACGTGGCATGATACATGTAGACTGGCACCGCAGAGGAGAGCCCGGGGGGAGGGCGAGGGTCCGGCGGGCGGAGAGCCCAAGGAGGGGGGCAGGTTCCGGCGGGCGGAGAgcccgggagaggggggggggggggggagggcccagcgggcgGACAGCAGACAACACTTGTATAATGTCAAGGTGGAGTTAACCCTTACATTGCTGCTCCCGAACGTACGGTTGTAGAATGTTGCCTGTGTCGTGCGCCTCCAGAGCAGCGATCCTGTCCATTCTGCTCAGTCCTGACCTACTTTACACAGGAGGGAGAGGGGCCGGCAGGAGGCTGATCCCACCCTCACAAATTGACCAAATATTTCAGGTCTGTGTAATTATTGGTAGCTggtgtggggtggggggggggggagcggatAAAAGTCTGATTGTGTTCAGTTTTGTGCAGCGTAACAGGACGACCGAGCCCCGACATTCAGAGGAATCTGCCATTCTCTTCCCATAAAAGAAAATGCCAATTCCTCCAATCAGTAGTGACTGGAAGAGCCGGCAGCAGAGAACCGCAGCCACCGGGGGGCAGCAGAGAACCGCAGCCCCAGCCACCAGGGGGGCAGCAGAGAACCGCAGCCCCAGCCACCAGGGGAGCAGCAGAGAACCGCAGCCCCAGCCACCAGGGGGGCAGCAGAGAACCGCAGCCCCAGCCACCAGGGGAGCAGCAGAGAACCGCAGCCCCAGCCACCGGGGGGCAGCAGAGAGCCGCAGCCCCGGCCACCGGGGGGCAGCAGAGAGCCGCAGCACCAGCCACCGGGGGGCAGCAGAGAGCCGCAGCACCAGCCACCGGGGGGCAGCAGAAAGCCGCAGCCCCAGCCACCGGGGGGCAGCAGAGAACCGCAGCCCCAGCCACCGGGGGGCAGCAGAGAACCGCAGCCCCAGCCACCGGGGGGCAGCAGAGAACCACAGCCCCAGCCACCGGGGGGCAGCAGAGAACCACAGCCCCAGCCACCGGGGGGCAGCAGAGAACCACAGCCCCAGCCACCGGGGGGCAGCAGAGAACCACAGCCCCAGccaccagggggcagcagagaaCCACAGCCCCAGccaccagggggcagcagagaaCCGCAGCCCCAACCACCGGGGGGCAGCAGAGAACCacgagcagggggcagcagagaaccACAGCACCAGCCaccggggggggcagcagagaaccACAGCACCAGCCACCGGGGGGGCAGCAGAGAACCACAGCACCAGCCACCGGGGGGCAGCAGAGAACCGCAGCCCCAGCCACCGGGGGGCAGCAGAGAACCACAGCCCCAGccaccagggggcagcagagaaCCACAGCCCCAGCCACCGGGGGGGCAGCAGAGAACCACAGCCCCAGCCACCGGGGGGCAGCAGAGAACCACAGCCCCAGCCACCAGGGGCAGCAGAGAACCACAGCCCCAGccaccagggggcagcagagaaCCGCAGCCCCAACCACCGGGGGGCAGCAGAGAACCACAGCACCAGCCACCGGGGGGGCAGCAGAGAACCACAGCACCAGCCaccggggggggcagcagagaaccACAGCACCAGCCACCGGGGGGGCAGCAGAGAACCGCAGCACCAGccaccagggggcagcagagaaCCACAGCCCCAGCCACCGGGAGGCAGCAGAGTGTAAGGGACAGCCATCTCAGGGGGCAGCAGAGTGTAAGGGACAGCCACCGGGGGGCGCTGCGGGACCATGTGTGTTACTCACCCCTCTGCGGGGTCCAGTGCCAGCGCCCGCGGGC
Protein-coding sequences here:
- the LRP6 gene encoding LOW QUALITY PROTEIN: low-density lipoprotein receptor-related protein 6 (The sequence of the model RefSeq protein was modified relative to this genomic sequence to represent the inferred CDS: deleted 1 base in 1 codon), translating into MGLKATNIHRMTGTNACAENNAGCSHLCLFRPQGPRCACPIGLELISDMKTCIVPEAFLLFSRRADIRRISLETNNNNVAIPLTGVKEASALDFDVTDNRIYWTDISLKTISRAFMNGSALEHVVQFGLDYPEGMAVDWLGKNLYWADTGTNRIEVSKLDGLHRQILVWKDLDSPRALALDPAEGFMYWTEWGGKPKIDRASMDGSERITLVPNVGRANGLTIDYAERRLYWTDLDTNLIESSSMLGQDREVIADDLPHPFGLTQYQDFIYWTDWSRRSIERANKTSGQNRTIIQGHLDYVMDILVFHSSRQSGWNECASSNGHCSHLCLATPVSGYTCGCPVHYSLNADNKTCSAPSAFLLFSQKNAINRMVIDEQQSPDIILPIHNLRNARAIDYDPVEKHLYWIDSRQSIRRALEDGTQNITVVSNNNPNQNLDMQPYDMSIDIYSRFIYWTCEVTNVINVTRMDGRAVGIVLRGEQDRPRAILVNPERGYMYFTNLQDRSAKIERAALDGTEREVLFFTGLSKPIALALDNKMGKLFWADSDLRRIESSDLSGGNRIVLEDSNVLQPVGLTVFGNHLYWIDRQQQMIERIDKTDRDGRTKIQARIPFLTDIHAVTELSLKEYKDHPCAQDNGGCSHICIVKGDGTTRCSCPVHLVLLLDELSCGDPPTCSPQQFTCYTGEVDCIPAEWRCDGFMECMDNSDEHNCPKCSTTQYQCASGQCIDSSYRCNGEANCQDKSDEKNCNEICTLDQFHCGSGQCIGKLRRCDHNRDCSDSSDELGCYPTEEPSPPSTSTIGSIIGVVLTVFLVGGVYFVCHRVLCPRMKGDGETMANDYMVQGPASVPLGYVPHPSSLTSSLPGMSRGKSVISSLSIMGGSSGPPYDRAHVTGASSSSSSSTKGTYFPPILNPPPSPATERSHYTLEFGYSSSPSTHRSYSYRPYSYRHFAPPTTPCSTDVCDSDYTPSHRLTSTTTKDYTSDLNYDSEPVPPPPTPRSQYLSAEESCPPSPYTERSYSHHLYPPPPSPCTDSS